The following coding sequences lie in one Psychrobacter arenosus genomic window:
- a CDS encoding MFS transporter, whose product MMPTYTPQRRPSWRGVLAGLLMGLVVVMAMTALALVLSSFLPFDLKGTSIGAGIYAAITALVSAFVAGYFAVKASAPEALFGDGTAIDPKDATLTGMLTAAAIIALTTYLTISGATSIMGTATKAVGSTVSTVTSAAASTVGAGANAVGSVVQNSDMNIQQEAKTMYDRVTGDISRADIEKMVAKNTQNLDQEQVSATADVLEEVLNENKAEVKELDFTDLDTWRNIDEIAKQRIASMEQTLAGPKFITRLQANGLSEPEAQQVRTEVVESFNEYKAETEQAIATAQQKADQGMQKVDQVLDTAEDTARKAALYSGLFWLISALLTFLASTMGARKAAANYRLAKPIVTWGDNVK is encoded by the coding sequence ATGATGCCTACTTATACTCCACAACGTCGCCCTTCTTGGCGCGGTGTTTTAGCGGGCTTACTCATGGGTCTAGTGGTTGTTATGGCGATGACCGCCCTTGCCCTAGTATTAAGCTCATTCTTACCGTTTGACCTTAAAGGTACTAGCATCGGTGCTGGTATTTACGCCGCTATTACGGCTTTAGTGAGTGCATTCGTTGCGGGTTATTTCGCTGTTAAAGCCTCTGCTCCAGAAGCGCTATTTGGTGACGGCACTGCTATCGACCCTAAAGATGCGACCTTAACCGGCATGTTAACTGCTGCAGCTATCATTGCTTTGACGACTTACTTAACCATCAGTGGGGCTACTAGCATCATGGGTACAGCTACCAAAGCGGTTGGTAGCACTGTAAGCACAGTAACTAGTGCAGCAGCTTCTACTGTTGGCGCTGGGGCTAACGCGGTAGGTTCAGTGGTACAAAACTCGGATATGAATATCCAGCAAGAAGCCAAAACTATGTACGACCGTGTGACGGGCGATATTAGCCGTGCCGATATCGAAAAAATGGTTGCTAAAAACACGCAAAACCTAGACCAAGAGCAAGTGTCTGCAACGGCTGACGTTTTGGAAGAAGTGTTGAACGAAAACAAAGCCGAAGTTAAAGAATTAGACTTTACTGATCTGGACACTTGGCGCAACATCGACGAGATCGCTAAACAACGTATCGCTAGTATGGAACAAACGCTAGCTGGCCCTAAGTTTATCACTCGTCTACAAGCCAACGGTCTAAGTGAGCCAGAAGCGCAGCAAGTACGTACTGAAGTCGTTGAGTCATTCAACGAATATAAAGCGGAAACTGAGCAAGCTATCGCTACTGCCCAGCAGAAAGCGGACCAAGGTATGCAGAAAGTTGACCAAGTATTAGACACTGCTGAAGATACCGCTCGTAAAGCGGCGCTATACTCAGGCCTATTCTGGTTAATCAGTGCGCTCCTTACTTTCCTAGCCAGTACTATGGGTGCTCGGAAAGCGGCTGCTAACTACCGC
- a CDS encoding DsrE family protein, whose product MVKTTDYVGTLFDDASNPNKITVAYTMAAKAAEKGHSATVILMVDAVNLAKPNALEGMDIGAPFKPAGEMLEAFIKYGGQVLVCEACMIHNGIDKSEIDPRFGLIGADDVIDLVMNAKGSLQLT is encoded by the coding sequence ATGGTTAAAACTACAGATTACGTCGGTACTTTATTTGATGATGCTAGTAACCCCAATAAAATCACGGTTGCCTACACTATGGCCGCTAAAGCCGCTGAAAAAGGCCATTCTGCTACGGTTATCCTAATGGTAGATGCGGTAAATCTAGCCAAGCCTAATGCTTTGGAAGGTATGGATATCGGAGCTCCCTTTAAGCCGGCTGGCGAGATGCTAGAAGCGTTTATCAAGTACGGCGGCCAAGTCTTGGTCTGTGAAGCTTGTATGATTCATAACGGTATTGATAAATCTGAAATTGATCCGCGCTTTGGCCTGATTGGTGCTGACGACGTGATTGATTTAGTGATGAATGCTAAGGGATCGTTACAACTGACCTAA
- the gltX gene encoding glutamate--tRNA ligase, with product MTQPTPSNRPVRTRIAPSPTGFPHVGTAYIALFNLAFAKAHGGEFILRIEDTDQTRSTEQSEKMILDALRWVGLDWAEGPDIGGPHAPYRQSERSDLYKKYAEELLDKDHAFRCFCTPEELDAMRAEQMANGETPRYDGRYADLSREESDKMVAEGKPYVIRMRVPTEGTCIVNDMLRGEVEIPWSQVDMQVLLKTDGMPTYHLANVVDDHLMDISHVIRGEEWLNSAPKHQLLYEYFGWEMPTLCHMPLLRNPDKSKLSKRKNPTSITYYRDAGMLPEALLNYLGRMGYSMPNEEEKFTLEEMIASFDIKRVSLGGPIFDVEKLSWLNGEWLRALTPEELKNKILAWANDSDKLTAIAAAIQPRINLLSDAVNWAGFYYQNLPNITAEDFEHKTLTPEQVIEILQITLWKLEVLPEWSEANIYATLKGLSAALNIKLRDMMAPFFIAIAGSTSSTPVMNSMYVIGADMTLNRLRHAVEVLGGLGKKKLKKLEKTSADLPDFLADSAE from the coding sequence ATGACCCAACCTACCCCTAGCAACCGTCCTGTCCGTACCCGTATCGCCCCCTCTCCGACCGGCTTTCCTCACGTCGGTACCGCCTATATTGCCCTATTTAACTTAGCTTTTGCTAAGGCGCACGGCGGTGAGTTTATCCTACGTATTGAAGATACCGATCAGACGCGCTCCACTGAGCAATCAGAAAAGATGATTTTGGATGCGTTGCGTTGGGTGGGTCTCGATTGGGCGGAAGGTCCAGATATCGGTGGGCCACACGCACCATATCGCCAGAGCGAGCGCAGTGACTTATATAAAAAGTATGCTGAAGAATTGCTCGATAAAGACCATGCTTTCCGCTGCTTCTGCACGCCAGAAGAGTTAGATGCGATGCGCGCTGAGCAAATGGCGAATGGCGAGACTCCACGTTACGATGGTCGCTATGCTGATTTATCTCGTGAAGAGTCCGACAAAATGGTTGCTGAGGGCAAACCTTACGTCATCCGTATGCGCGTCCCGACTGAGGGCACGTGTATCGTTAATGACATGCTGCGCGGTGAAGTTGAGATTCCATGGTCACAGGTTGATATGCAAGTTTTGCTCAAAACCGACGGTATGCCGACTTATCACTTGGCCAACGTCGTTGATGACCATTTAATGGACATCAGCCATGTAATCCGTGGGGAAGAGTGGCTTAACTCAGCGCCTAAGCATCAGTTGTTATATGAATATTTCGGTTGGGAAATGCCGACCCTTTGCCATATGCCACTGCTGCGTAACCCAGATAAATCAAAACTGTCTAAGCGTAAAAACCCTACGTCTATCACCTATTATCGTGATGCGGGTATGCTACCAGAAGCGCTGCTCAACTATCTGGGTCGTATGGGCTACTCAATGCCAAACGAAGAAGAGAAGTTTACGCTTGAAGAAATGATTGCTAGCTTCGATATCAAGCGCGTATCACTAGGCGGCCCTATTTTTGATGTAGAGAAGCTGAGCTGGTTAAACGGCGAATGGCTACGTGCGCTAACGCCAGAAGAGTTGAAAAACAAGATTCTTGCTTGGGCGAATGATTCAGACAAACTGACTGCAATTGCAGCGGCGATTCAACCGCGTATTAACCTATTGTCTGATGCCGTTAATTGGGCAGGTTTCTACTATCAGAACCTACCGAACATCACTGCAGAAGACTTTGAGCATAAAACGCTGACACCTGAGCAAGTGATTGAGATTCTCCAGATTACCTTGTGGAAACTGGAAGTATTGCCCGAGTGGAGCGAAGCCAATATTTACGCGACCCTCAAAGGTTTGTCTGCTGCGCTTAATATCAAACTGCGCGATATGATGGCGCCATTCTTTATCGCTATTGCGGGCAGCACCTCTTCCACGCCGGTTATGAACTCGATGTATGTTATCGGCGCGGACATGACTTTGAACCGTCTGCGTCATGCGGTCGAAGTCTTGGGCGGCTTAGGCAAAAAGAAATTGAAGAAGTTAGAGAAGACGTCGGCAGATTTGCCGGACTTTTTGGCGGATTCGGCTGAATAG
- the rsmH gene encoding 16S rRNA (cytosine(1402)-N(4))-methyltransferase RsmH, with translation MPYNTAPLQDTPAAPVAETLNHDAVLLEETVAAVLGLKSLAQAPAKKTSGIFVDGTFGRGGHSRLLLSHLAEDARLLVFDKDPEAIAVANELAASDSRVTVIHDSFATLQARLADLGIEKLTGLMADLGVSSPQIDDGSRGFSFMRDGAVDMRMDTTRGQPVSAWLETVEVDTLADVLYEFGEERHSRRIARAIKEMDSYDSTLKLAEVIKVAHPNWQKGKHPATQSFQAMRIFINNELGDVDSFLEQSLEVVATDGWLAVISFHSLEDRRIKQFLQRHSRGQYPEDQNLPMPPKRPRYFSKPKRIGPSAAEVKGNPRSRSAWLRAAQRTDTPYVLETEG, from the coding sequence ATGCCTTATAATACTGCACCACTCCAAGACACACCTGCTGCCCCAGTCGCTGAGACCTTAAACCATGACGCTGTTTTATTAGAAGAAACGGTGGCAGCCGTTTTGGGTCTAAAATCATTGGCGCAAGCCCCCGCAAAGAAAACCAGCGGTATCTTTGTGGACGGCACCTTTGGTCGTGGGGGTCATAGCCGCTTGTTGCTGAGTCATTTGGCAGAGGACGCGCGGTTATTGGTGTTTGACAAAGACCCAGAGGCTATTGCGGTGGCGAATGAATTGGCCGCTAGCGATTCACGGGTGACGGTAATTCATGACAGCTTTGCCACGCTACAGGCACGGCTGGCCGATTTAGGTATTGAAAAGCTGACTGGACTGATGGCGGATTTAGGCGTTTCGTCACCACAGATTGATGATGGCAGCCGCGGGTTTAGTTTCATGCGCGACGGTGCGGTCGATATGCGCATGGATACTACTCGTGGCCAACCCGTTTCGGCATGGTTAGAGACAGTAGAGGTGGATACCTTAGCCGATGTGTTGTACGAGTTTGGCGAAGAGCGCCACAGTCGCAGAATTGCGCGTGCTATCAAGGAGATGGACAGTTACGACTCGACGCTAAAATTGGCAGAAGTCATCAAAGTGGCGCATCCCAATTGGCAAAAAGGCAAGCACCCTGCGACGCAAAGCTTCCAAGCCATGCGTATTTTTATTAATAATGAGCTGGGTGACGTCGATAGCTTTTTAGAGCAAAGCTTGGAAGTCGTAGCGACGGATGGCTGGCTAGCAGTGATTAGTTTTCACTCGTTAGAAGACCGCCGCATCAAGCAGTTTTTGCAGCGTCACAGCCGTGGTCAATATCCAGAAGACCAGAATTTACCGATGCCGCCTAAGCGACCGCGTTATTTTTCTAAGCCCAAGCGCATCGGCCCTAGTGCTGCAGAAGTCAAAGGCAACCCGCGCTCGCGCAGTGCTTGGTTACGAGCCGCCCAACGCACGGATACTCCTTATGTGCTTGAGACAGAGGGCTAG
- the ftsL gene encoding cell division protein FtsL, which yields MAATKKSGARRTGNDSAPDVGEILSKRFVGVNLYVVIMLGLAAIIIGTGVKAAEQVQQYHQDYKVLQDMRKQYRKLQVEHQRLLIEQQTFSATPQIASRAVAELGMYSPGTKDKLILQPGTAPAEIPADITTGNKSAAANDASAAPTFIDATSDQTESDSAATEVTP from the coding sequence ATGGCAGCAACCAAAAAATCCGGGGCAAGGCGAACGGGCAACGATTCAGCGCCAGATGTGGGGGAAATCCTCTCAAAACGCTTTGTGGGCGTGAATCTGTATGTCGTCATTATGCTAGGTCTGGCCGCGATTATCATCGGGACTGGGGTAAAAGCTGCCGAACAAGTTCAACAATATCATCAGGATTATAAAGTCTTGCAAGACATGCGCAAACAGTATCGTAAACTCCAAGTCGAACATCAGCGTCTGCTCATCGAGCAGCAGACCTTCAGTGCTACCCCGCAAATAGCCAGCCGTGCGGTCGCTGAGCTGGGTATGTATTCTCCTGGTACCAAAGACAAACTAATTTTGCAGCCCGGCACTGCGCCTGCTGAGATACCGGCCGACATAACGACTGGTAATAAATCAGCGGCTGCTAACGATGCCTCGGCTGCCCCTACATTCATCGATGCTACGAGTGACCAGACTGAATCTGACTCAGCCGCGACTGAGGTCACCCCATGA
- a CDS encoding peptidoglycan D,D-transpeptidase FtsI family protein: MSTQPKTPKTSKPTAKKTTAKATPKAASKKTTRSKAGSGSTVKVTEPLRSKESAQSAKPKTSRFSLKKADKAEQGGAYTSVKNRKSLVFNRATGASSRGGVEADKYRFRVIWVAALVLLVGLLARAYYVQVLNAGFYQEKGNQLITSVRTQPSYRGMITDRNNLPLAVSAPLATVSFSPHDYAQEYYSIKKAIVTNPENPKMQARMRKRLEAMDLNILAAAANVPVDKLKTAVAIDESVDVTDEAAVKAALPSGAGSHYFPLLNKVTPEIAQSVTSLDFVAVYDKNFFQRYYPQPQPNSQLLGFMGQNADDPEGGYEGRAGIERQYEKELAGENGKVMVLKDARQNSLKEIKQVKPEIAGKDIALTIDSRLQYLLYKELEKAGRLQQARWSTGMIVDVQTGEVLALSTWPSFNSNNLNEMTGANQRNRAVLDVFEPGSVMKPFTVAAALKSGKYTSNSLIDTNPGSIRVRGYTIRDHNNLGVINFATLLQKSSNVASTKVALSLPPEAITDMQRQFGFGKKTPLQFPGEGSGLVVTPKENETARRATVSYGYGLQVTLAQIAQAYSALAAGGVMHPLKLVKTEKPAASERLMEAQQAQDIVEMLELVTEPGGTATAAAIDGYRVAGKTGTSRRVNPKGGYYTDQYRNVFVGIAPASNPRLVGVVLIEDPRKQYYAGLTAAPVFHSVMKEALRLYNVPLDKPLKTK; this comes from the coding sequence ATGAGTACTCAACCAAAGACCCCTAAAACTTCTAAGCCAACGGCTAAAAAGACCACAGCTAAAGCAACGCCTAAAGCCGCCTCTAAAAAAACCACTCGCAGTAAAGCGGGTAGTGGCAGCACGGTGAAAGTGACTGAGCCATTACGCTCTAAAGAGTCGGCGCAATCGGCTAAGCCCAAAACCTCACGTTTTTCGCTAAAAAAAGCGGATAAAGCAGAACAGGGTGGCGCTTATACCAGCGTGAAAAACCGTAAATCCCTAGTGTTTAATCGGGCTACAGGCGCCTCCTCACGGGGTGGTGTGGAAGCGGACAAATACCGTTTTCGGGTGATTTGGGTAGCGGCGCTAGTGCTGTTGGTGGGTCTGCTAGCCCGGGCTTACTATGTCCAAGTTTTAAATGCCGGATTTTATCAAGAAAAAGGCAATCAGCTGATCACCAGTGTGCGGACGCAACCTTCGTACCGCGGCATGATTACCGATCGTAATAACCTGCCTTTAGCCGTCAGTGCGCCTTTGGCTACAGTGTCTTTTAGCCCGCACGATTACGCCCAAGAATACTATAGTATTAAAAAGGCTATCGTGACCAATCCTGAAAACCCTAAGATGCAAGCGCGTATGCGTAAGCGCCTAGAGGCCATGGATTTAAATATCTTGGCTGCAGCCGCTAATGTGCCCGTGGATAAACTAAAGACTGCGGTAGCTATCGATGAGTCTGTGGATGTGACGGATGAAGCTGCGGTTAAAGCGGCATTGCCTTCCGGTGCCGGCTCGCATTATTTTCCGCTATTAAATAAAGTCACCCCAGAAATCGCGCAAAGCGTGACCTCGCTAGATTTTGTCGCGGTCTATGATAAAAACTTTTTCCAGCGTTATTATCCGCAGCCGCAACCCAATTCGCAGCTATTAGGCTTTATGGGGCAAAATGCGGATGACCCAGAGGGCGGCTACGAAGGGCGTGCAGGGATTGAGCGTCAGTATGAAAAAGAGTTGGCTGGCGAGAATGGCAAGGTGATGGTTCTAAAAGACGCTCGCCAAAATAGTCTAAAAGAAATCAAACAGGTCAAACCTGAGATTGCCGGTAAAGATATTGCTTTGACCATCGACTCACGTTTGCAGTACTTACTTTATAAAGAGTTAGAGAAAGCCGGACGCCTGCAGCAAGCGCGTTGGAGTACTGGCATGATCGTCGATGTGCAGACCGGCGAGGTGTTGGCGCTATCGACTTGGCCTTCATTTAACTCTAATAACTTGAATGAGATGACCGGAGCCAACCAGCGTAACCGTGCCGTGTTAGATGTGTTTGAACCCGGTTCAGTCATGAAGCCCTTTACGGTGGCCGCCGCCTTAAAGTCAGGTAAATATACCAGTAATTCGCTAATCGATACCAACCCAGGCTCTATCCGTGTCAGAGGTTATACCATCCGTGACCATAATAACTTGGGGGTGATTAACTTTGCGACCTTGCTGCAGAAATCGAGTAACGTCGCCTCGACTAAGGTAGCGTTATCATTGCCACCAGAAGCCATTACCGATATGCAGCGTCAGTTCGGGTTTGGCAAAAAGACCCCGCTACAATTCCCTGGAGAGGGCAGTGGCCTAGTGGTAACGCCAAAAGAAAATGAAACGGCTCGCCGCGCTACCGTCAGTTACGGCTATGGTCTCCAAGTTACTTTGGCACAAATAGCCCAGGCATATAGTGCTTTAGCAGCGGGCGGGGTTATGCACCCGTTGAAGTTAGTTAAGACAGAAAAGCCTGCAGCGAGTGAGCGCTTAATGGAGGCACAGCAAGCCCAAGATATCGTTGAGATGTTGGAGTTGGTGACTGAGCCTGGCGGTACGGCGACGGCAGCGGCTATTGATGGCTATCGAGTGGCGGGTAAGACGGGAACGTCACGCCGTGTGAATCCTAAAGGGGGTTACTACACGGATCAATATCGCAACGTCTTTGTCGGTATCGCGCCGGCGTCGAACCCGCGATTGGTCGGGGTCGTGCTGATTGAAGATCCGCGTAAGCAGTACTACGCTGGTCTCACTGCAGCACCTGTCTTTCATAGTGTCATGAAAGAAGCCTTGCGCCTTTATAATGTGCCGTTGGATAAACCGCTCAAGACTAAATAA
- a CDS encoding UDP-N-acetylmuramoyl-L-alanyl-D-glutamate--2,6-diaminopimelate ligase produces MTSGTDNALTLQQLLTSLAPVFANRDGQDLEAAHPTTKEVNSAYQQLMQADPAVLPTPFQQFQLDSRQVAQGDVLVLLKSQTHDDARSGLFAKQAMDKAAFILSEIDPEALDIAEPNCPIVFIPHIRAILGSLIQTALLQATANSEGKSLHLPQVAAVTGTNGKTTISQLLAQLCQGAGMSSAIMGTAGNGQLGQLTQASHTTGDALAVQNFLLKMAQASVDLLALEASSHGLHQQRLQGVPIKVAIYTNLSRDHLDYHADMAEYAEAKAMLFDREHFPTLTHAIINADDEFAPLMLARAQQSGLTIWTYSLKAASEATFIARQIEPSLEGARIEIASPLFNDAAKETTVANPAPAKTMWVDSPLLGRFNVANLLAAIAGAIALGVTVEQIPALVATLEGASGRMQRIENPAADGQGCFIVDYAHTPDALQQVMTSLKAHCEGTLWAVFGCGGDRDAGKRPLMAQAGLAVADQVILTADNPRSEDPLAILQDMQAGMSAEQHARTHVEADRRKAIQYAVAHAQASDIVVIAGKGHETYQEINGVRYDFDDTVVVSEALQQQSAS; encoded by the coding sequence ATGACCTCTGGTACTGATAACGCCCTCACGCTACAGCAGTTATTGACGTCACTAGCGCCTGTTTTCGCTAACCGTGATGGGCAAGATTTAGAGGCTGCACACCCTACTACTAAAGAAGTTAACTCCGCTTATCAGCAGCTTATGCAAGCGGATCCTGCCGTATTACCAACTCCATTTCAGCAATTTCAACTCGATAGCCGCCAAGTGGCACAAGGCGATGTTTTAGTCTTGCTTAAAAGCCAAACACACGATGACGCTCGGAGCGGTTTATTCGCTAAGCAAGCTATGGATAAGGCCGCGTTTATCCTGTCAGAAATTGACCCAGAGGCACTCGATATTGCTGAGCCCAACTGTCCTATAGTTTTTATTCCTCATATCCGCGCCATCCTAGGCTCGCTTATTCAAACGGCTTTGCTGCAAGCTACCGCAAATTCAGAGGGCAAGTCATTACACTTGCCGCAAGTCGCTGCAGTCACAGGAACCAATGGTAAAACCACCATCAGTCAATTACTTGCCCAGTTGTGTCAAGGCGCAGGGATGAGTAGTGCCATTATGGGCACGGCGGGCAATGGTCAATTGGGTCAACTTACTCAAGCCAGTCATACTACTGGCGATGCGTTGGCCGTACAGAATTTCTTATTGAAGATGGCGCAGGCATCGGTCGACTTATTGGCGCTAGAAGCTAGCTCGCATGGTTTGCATCAACAGCGGTTGCAAGGCGTACCTATTAAAGTCGCTATTTATACCAATTTAAGCCGTGATCATTTGGATTATCATGCGGATATGGCCGAATATGCCGAAGCCAAAGCTATGCTATTTGATCGCGAGCATTTTCCTACCTTAACCCATGCCATTATCAATGCTGACGATGAGTTTGCGCCGTTAATGCTAGCGCGTGCCCAACAGAGTGGTCTGACAATTTGGACGTATAGCTTAAAGGCAGCGTCAGAGGCTACTTTTATTGCCCGCCAGATTGAGCCCAGCTTAGAAGGCGCTCGTATTGAGATAGCCAGTCCGTTATTTAACGATGCTGCGAAAGAAACTACAGTGGCTAACCCTGCGCCAGCTAAAACTATGTGGGTAGATAGTCCTCTACTGGGTCGCTTTAACGTCGCCAACTTACTAGCCGCAATTGCCGGTGCTATTGCTCTAGGCGTAACCGTCGAGCAGATTCCTGCGCTAGTAGCGACCTTAGAAGGGGCAAGTGGTAGGATGCAGCGTATTGAAAATCCCGCAGCGGACGGTCAAGGTTGCTTCATTGTGGATTATGCCCATACCCCAGATGCGCTACAACAAGTGATGACCAGTCTAAAAGCCCATTGTGAAGGCACGCTGTGGGCGGTTTTCGGTTGTGGTGGCGATCGCGATGCGGGCAAGCGGCCGTTAATGGCGCAAGCAGGTTTGGCAGTCGCTGATCAAGTGATTTTGACTGCGGACAATCCGCGCTCAGAAGATCCATTAGCGATATTACAAGATATGCAAGCCGGTATGAGCGCTGAGCAACATGCCCGCACCCATGTCGAGGCTGATCGTCGTAAAGCTATCCAGTATGCGGTAGCGCACGCGCAAGCCAGTGATATTGTAGTGATCGCCGGTAAAGGCCATGAAACCTACCAAGAGATTAACGGCGTGCGTTATGACTTTGATGATACCGTCGTGGTGAGCGAAGCTTTGCAGCAGCAATCCGCCTCTTAG
- a CDS encoding UDP-N-acetylmuramoyl-tripeptide--D-alanyl-D-alanine ligase — MTDKEETASTSVDNELHSQGLYVWQAENLLAATASLAGQWLPAATQDSSETPTISVTSYRIATDTRTIKPGDIFLALSGDNFDGHDYINAAASKGAIAAIVERPVSTSIPQLIVSDARLALGHLAAYRRQQHKNLKIIAITGSSGKTTCKEMLGSIFSRLAPTLITRGNLNNDLGAPMMLLELSDQHQYAIIELGANHIGEIAYTTEIVQPDVACILNIGTAHLGEFGSREGICQAKAEIYHTLSRDQYAIVPDNDDFTNQLRRIAETHSDHVLGFGSTDISASHLEVEPERSEFKLHIGSEVHDITLPLAGEHNVNNALAAAACAHALGVSAADIVIGLENARPAKGRLNSQLLGMHRLIDDTYNANPHSVRAAAKVLAAQTGTRIMVLGDIAELGEAAVTEHQALGRSIAATDIDMLLCVGDFARFSVDGASEVGGIAAQAFSDKTALLTYLQQYLQTHEARPCTVLFKGSRSAKMETLIEALLGE; from the coding sequence ATGACAGATAAAGAAGAGACCGCATCGACAAGTGTCGATAACGAACTGCACTCGCAAGGATTGTACGTTTGGCAAGCCGAGAATTTGTTGGCGGCTACGGCGTCCTTAGCCGGACAATGGCTCCCTGCCGCCACCCAAGACAGCAGCGAAACGCCGACTATCTCCGTGACCAGCTATCGTATTGCGACGGACACCCGGACTATTAAGCCAGGTGATATCTTTTTAGCCTTGTCAGGGGACAATTTTGACGGTCATGACTATATCAATGCGGCGGCCAGTAAAGGCGCTATCGCCGCTATTGTCGAACGTCCGGTCTCTACCAGTATTCCGCAGTTAATTGTCAGTGATGCTCGTTTAGCTTTAGGGCATCTGGCCGCTTATCGCCGTCAACAGCATAAAAACCTTAAAATCATTGCGATTACCGGCTCTAGCGGTAAGACCACTTGTAAAGAGATGCTCGGCAGTATTTTTAGCCGCCTCGCTCCTACGCTAATCACGCGTGGTAATTTAAACAACGACTTGGGCGCGCCCATGATGCTGCTAGAATTATCCGATCAGCATCAATATGCCATTATCGAGTTGGGTGCCAACCACATTGGTGAGATCGCTTATACCACTGAGATTGTGCAGCCGGATGTCGCTTGTATTCTCAATATTGGTACCGCGCATTTGGGTGAATTTGGCAGCCGTGAGGGCATTTGCCAAGCTAAGGCTGAGATTTATCACACGTTAAGCCGCGACCAATACGCTATCGTGCCGGATAATGACGATTTCACCAACCAGTTACGCCGTATTGCGGAAACTCATAGCGACCATGTGTTAGGGTTTGGCAGCACGGACATTAGTGCCAGTCATTTAGAAGTAGAGCCAGAACGCAGCGAGTTTAAACTGCATATCGGTAGCGAAGTGCATGATATTACCTTGCCTTTAGCCGGCGAGCATAACGTGAATAATGCGTTGGCTGCCGCCGCTTGTGCGCATGCATTAGGCGTATCCGCAGCAGATATCGTGATCGGCTTAGAAAATGCCCGTCCAGCTAAAGGTCGCCTTAACAGTCAGTTGTTGGGCATGCACCGCTTAATTGATGATACTTATAATGCCAACCCTCACTCTGTGCGTGCTGCTGCAAAAGTCTTAGCGGCGCAAACGGGCACGCGAATTATGGTGTTGGGAGATATTGCTGAGTTAGGAGAGGCTGCCGTTACTGAGCATCAAGCGCTCGGTCGCTCAATTGCCGCTACCGATATTGATATGCTCCTGTGTGTTGGTGATTTTGCTCGCTTTAGTGTCGATGGAGCTAGCGAAGTTGGTGGCATTGCAGCGCAAGCCTTTAGTGATAAAACGGCGCTGCTAACGTATTTACAGCAGTATCTACAGACTCACGAAGCTCGTCCTTGTACCGTCCTATTTAAGGGCTCACGATCTGCCAAAATGGAGACGCTCATCGAAGCGTTGCTAGGGGAGTAA